The genomic interval CTGTCCAGCTCTTGGGGACTGTCCACCAGCTTGGCTCCCTCCCGGGGCTCTAGAGAAGCAGCCCTGCGGCCTGCCCTCCACCTACCACCTGCTCCCGTCGGGGCCACCGGACCCTCCGGGTCCCACCTGCCCCAGGGTGGCCTGCTCACCCAAGAAACCTGTCTGAAGGTGGGACTGGGTCCACAGCTGCCCCTCTGTGCCCTGGAATCCACAAACCAAAAGGCTATTGGCAGAACACATGGGAACTCACTTCCTGGGGACATTCCCGTGGCTTCCGCCCTGAGCCCCTGTGCCCTGGCCAGCCCCTGCCCGCTCAGGGCCTGGTCCTCCTCAGAGTGACCTGTGGGCTCCCATGCCTACCTGCTCAGCTGCTCCCCGCCCTGCCCGCGGCCTGGGTGCTCCCCAGGACACTGTGTCGCCTCCGGACCTGCAACTTGGGTTGGGTTGTATCCCCAGAAGGTGACTCCGAGTCTGACCCCATGCCGGGGAGTGTGACCTCGTCTGGAAGAAGGGTCTTGTGGTGTGATCAGGACTCAGGTGTGATCCTCCTAGATCTGGGGTGGGCCGAACCCCGTGACCCACCCTTCCTGGAGACAGAAAAGGGCCGGGTGCTGTGGCCGCGCCTGCCTTCCCAGTtacactggaggctgaggcaggaggatggcaagtttgaggcctggcgagaccctgtctcaaaaagctGTGGGGTGTGGCTTTGAGAAGCGCCTGCCCGGGCAGGTGCCAGGCCCTTGTCCAAGCTGCTGAGGTCCAACAGGAGGGTCATGTGAGCCCTCAAGTCGCGGGCAGCCTGAAACAGCACCGGAGCAGGAGGGCGCCCAAGACCGCGGGCAGCCGCCTCAGCCCAGGTCTGAGCAGGCTGTGGTCAGGCTGGGCCACAAGCACGGGCCTGGGGCCTCCCCTTAGCCCTGCTCCCAGGGCAGCGGCTTCCCCCAGAAGCAGGAGGTCAGGGAGGACGACACAGCGGCCTGGTTGCTGGGCAGCGTGGAGGACGGGCTGGCGCCCTCCCTCTCACCTGCTCACTGCTCAGCCCCCGCCACGCAGCCAGGCAGGCCCGGCCTCTGCCCCACAGCAGGGACCTGGGGAGCCTCGCCACTGCCCTGGCCGTCTCTGCATGCAGCCTCCCCCTGGGGCCCTCCAGCTCCCGGCCCCTCCGCGTTTCGGGTGGCCCAGGCCCCCAGAGGCCCTGACCGGGCCCCAGGAGCCTAGTCGGCAGCACAGGCCCCCTGAGCCCTCCTAGGCCAGGGAGGTGGGCGCGGTGTGAGTTGGGGGCACAGGGTGAGCCCGGGCCTCACGTGCGCCAGGCAGGGCTCCACCGAAGAGCCACACCTCAGCTTTTAGAAGATGCCCCTTTGAGGGGCTCTTCTGAGTCCCCGGGCTGCCCCCCCCCGGGGCATGTGACCAGCCCACTTCACAGAGGAGCTGGGGGACAGCTGGGGTGCGGCCCTAGACGGCTGGCCTCTGAACCCCGGCTCCTCTGCCTGCTCTCGTGCCTTGTCCTGGCCTGAGCCACCCGAGGCCCACATTCCTCCCGCGTCCCTCTCAGCAGTGGGGACCGTCATTCCTGTGCTCAGCCTGGGAGCATCAGGGTTGAGTCCATTGCCGTGTCCCCCATCCAGACGGGCCTGGCCACCTGTGCCCTGGTCCGTGGTCCTACCTGGGCTCCCGCTTGTCCTCCCCACGACAGCCACCAGAGGGGGTCTGTGAGCACCGAGCCCGGCCCCTTGCTGCTCTCCCACAGCCCCCACCCCCGGGGGTCAGGGCCCCGTAGCCCACAGGACCTGCCcggcctcccctcctccctctgctccgGCCTCACGTCCTGGGTGTGCCAccagctccccagggccctgcgcaGGCTGAGCTCTGGTGCGGGTGCTCCCGGCGGGCCCCCTTCCTCCTGAGGTTTCTGCTCCAGCGACCCCTCCTAGGTGAGGCCGGAccaccctgcctcctgcctggagGTCGAGTCCAGAGACACCTGCCACGGAACTGGCTCCAGCCCTTCCTATatctgatttttttgggggggatgaataccagggattgagctcaggggcactcagccaccgagcccaccccagccctattttgaattttaatcagAGAcggggtcccactgagttgctcagcgcctcgctgttgctgaggctggctttggacttgtgatccccctgcctcggcctcccgagctgctgggtgACAGTGTGCGCCGaggctccttccctccccacGCCCCTCTACCCCCATCCTAGTGTCGTGCTCCATCTCCCGGCAGCAGAGAGGGCCTCCACCCAGGACCTAAGGGAGTGGCTGGCCACTGGGTCCGGGGCCACGCCTGCCATCCAGCTACTCAGGCTGAAGCCCGGGAGGGCCAGTTTCAGGCCACctgtcaatttagtgagaccctgtcacaagtAGAATCTGAAAGgactgtgtgtgtggctgtggttAGCACTTGCCCTCAGagatggggccctgggttccaacccagCACTGCCGAAAACGAGGGTGCCctcagtaggtgctcaataaacgcCAACAAATGAATCGGGCCAGCTGGGAGACATCGGGGTGGGTGTTCTCAGGAGAAGGCTGGCGAGTGCCAGGGCCCTGGGGCAGGGAGAGTGCGGGAGctgctgaggcagaagcatctgTGCTGTGATCACTGCAGGCAGATGGGGCCCTGGGAGCCTCGCAATCCTCTTAGCTCAAAGCCCCTTAATACTTCCGCTGCACGGGTCACCTCCGGGCTTCCCTGCTCCAGGTGGCCGCCATGCCGGGGTTGGCGGACCAGGAGGAGACCCAGGACTGGAGCGCTGCCCCCCCGGTGTATGAGGAGTACCGGCCGCCCCCGCTGGACACCATCCGCCTGCCCAGGTACGGGCTGTACCTGCTGATCGCCGCGTTCCTGGTGGTGGCTGTGGCCTACGCCATTGTCGGGCACCTCATCAAAGACCTGGCCCACGACTTGGCCGGTGAGCTACCCACTGCCAGGCTGGCCTGGGTCGGACTGGCCAGGGAGGGGCGGAGCTGGCGGGGTCCCAGGCCTCCACCCCTCCGTGCAGGCCGGGGAGAGCCGGCAGAGCTCGGGCCCTCTCTGGGCCAGGACGGGTGGAGGGTTTCGGGCCCAGAGGTCCTCACCGGCGTCCCTGACGCAGACTGGGCATTCGGCCCGAAGTCAGACCAAGAGGAGACACCTCGCCGGGAGCGGGCCACCAGCGTGGCCGGGGAGGACCTGGAGGAACTGGACTTGGCCTGGCAGGACGAGGAGGCCCTCGAGGGCGGTGGACAGGGCGTCCCCTTGGAATCCCCCGCCCGGGACCCCCACCATCCCTCCATCATCTTCAGGGACCCCCAGGTCCAAAGCTCCTGGAGGCTGGAGTGAGGGGGGTCCCGGCCCCAGTTCCAGCCCCTCGGACGCTGCGCAGTCGGAACCCGTGGCCCCCAGAGCCTCTACGCCGACCCCATCCCTGGGGAGGAGCTCCCTCTCAGCTGGAGGGCTTGGTGGCTGGACACTGGCCATGGCCATCTGCCCTGCTTCCCCAGAGCCTgaccctgcccagcctccagccGGCCCTGCGCGGTCTGTGAGTGGGGAGCCATGAGGCACCGGACATTAAACCAGCCGTCCCCCTGATGGCCCGTGACTGCTGAGTCAGCCCTGCCCCGCCCCGCGGGCTCCGTCACCCAGCAGCACTGTGCCGTGTGACAGACCTAACACCAGGCCACTGAGACCTGGCCAGCCGGAGCAGAGGGCCTTTTGTGGAGCAGCAGCCAGGTGGCCCTGACCCCCCACGCCGTGTCCCCCTCCACAGCTCCCTGTCCCCTCTAGCTCCGGGCCTGGCTGTCTGGGGCTCCTGGTCCCTGACTGAGGCTTCCGTCACTTCAGACCTTTGCACGGGGTGGGGCACACAGCAGGGGCTTCATGTTTGCCCACCTGGCAGCACGGAGTGGGCCCATGCTTGTCCTGGGCTGTGTGGCTGAGCTCCAGGACAGCTCCGTTCAGTGGCCCGTCTGCCCATAAGTTGTGGTCAGACCTCTGGGACACAGGACTCCTGTGTAGACAGTAGGTGCTCATACGTGTATGTCACAGGCTTTGGGCATACTTTCACGTGCCCGGGCTGTGGCTGCTCCCGTGGCGACTGGGGCAGGGTCCTCCTTGGCCTGGGCAGGGCTGACTCTCTAATCGACCTAAGGACCAAGGCCGAGGTCAGAGAGCTGGAGCCTGAGTCATCTGCGGTCCCTGGTGTCCCCATCCTCAGCCAGTAGAGCAGCCCCACCTGACGGTGCCTGGTGGGCAGGTGGCCCGGGAGGCCGACTGCATGCTCGTGGCGCAGGCTGGTCAGTGCTGGCTGCCGCCTGCCGCGCCCCCTGGCTGTGGCTGAGTGGGGCTGCCCTGGCTCTGTACTGAGGGCTGGCAGAATGTTGTGGGTCAccaagagaaggagagggaggacgTGCCAGTCACCAGCCAGGAGCCGACGGGCGCCGGCCAGCACCCAGGGTGGCTCAGACCCCAGGTGCCTCTGAGAGCCCCACCCTGGCCTCAGCACCCCCCACAACAGGGTGCGGGGACAGCTGCAGAGGGGGTGGCCCTGGGCAGATGGCCCTCAGGGCGGGGTACAGGGGAGGGGCCAGCTCCCCAGTTAATGTCACACCAGGTCCAGAGTctgctggggtgctgggggcaGGAGCCAGTCAGGTgccgggggaggggaggagggcccCTGCCAGGCCCGCCTGCCACCGTCACCTGCAGGGGATCCCTGCTCCGCAGCACTCAGCCATGAAGACCCTGGGGACGCTGGTCGTGCTGGGAGCCTGGCTCTTCTCGCccgcccaggcccagggtaggctCCCGCGGGTTCTCCAGGATGCAAAATGGCAGCCTTGGGAGGGCACCCAGGCCCGCAGcaccccgcccccaccctctCAGCCCCCTTCAAGCCCCACAGGgccccctctctcccccacccccagcctcccctctccCAACACCACTCGGTCCCCTCTGAGCCCCCTCCCCCTCTGgatcccctccctcctctgaaccccctcccccttctgagccccctccccctctggatcccctccctcctctgaacCCCCTCCTGCCTTATAAGCCCACCCAGGACCCCCCTCTCAGCCTCTTTTGTGTCCCTCCTCCTCAGAGAGCccaccctcccagccctgcccctctccATGCCCAGTCTTGGAGGTCTGTCCCCTCCCCGAGGGCCCCTGGGCACCTGCCCTCCCCCTGAGCACCTGCTGCTCCCTGGCAGCCCCTGAGCGGCGGCTGAAGCCCTGGCTGGTGGGCCTGGCGGCGGTGGTGGGCTTCCTGTTCATCGTCTTCGTACTCATGCTGGCCAACCGCATCTGGTGCTCCAAGGCCAGGtgggccccagccctgcccagagccctgcccctccccgTCTCTAGCCCAGGCTCCCCTGAGGGCTCCCCACCCCGCTTCCTggccctctctggttccctccccagggccagctccTGTCCCCAGGTCCCCTCATTTCCCCCTCCTGGGACTGACCCGGGCAGCCCACCCTTCCTGCGCCCGGGGGGCtgggctgaggctgccctcacggccccagcctcccctccctgcctcccctctgcAGAGCTGAGGACCAGGCGGACGCCCTGAGGATGGAGCCCCATGTGTACCAGGACATGAACCCCAGGTGTGCCCGAGGGCCCACTCCCACCCGAGGCCTCACCCGCGCCCCCACAGGCCCTCTGCATGCTGCCCCTGGCCGGGACACTGTCCCCGCTGCCACCCTCGGCCTCTGCCCAGGGCTTTGCTCCAAAGGTTCCCCCCGGCCACCCtccgtcctccctccctccctccgcttCTCTCTGCTCCACGCTTCAACGCGGCTGGCACCCTCCTGGCCGTCCCCTGGTGTCACTCAGGTGGTGGCTTCCAGAGCTTACTTCTGCTGTCTCCCGTTGAGCAGGACCCCAGGGCGAGGCTGCGTCGGTGGCCGGCCTGGACCTCTGCCGCCCGCTTCCAGGCCTGCGGGTCCTGCGGGGGCTCGGGGTGCAGCCgcc from Urocitellus parryii isolate mUroPar1 chromosome 3, mUroPar1.hap1, whole genome shotgun sequence carries:
- the Smim44 gene encoding small integral membrane protein 44; this translates as MPGLADQEETQDWSAAPPVYEEYRPPPLDTIRLPRYGLYLLIAAFLVVAVAYAIVGHLIKDLAHDLADWAFGPKSDQEETPRRERATSVAGEDLEELDLAWQDEEALEGGGQGVPLESPARDPHHPSIIFRDPQVQSSWRLE